In the genome of Natronomonas salina, the window TACCCGCCGAGTCACTTCTGGGGGTCTCTAACATTTGACTCGTCCACCTCGCCACTGAGAACCTGAGACCGCCCGACCATGGATGGGCGGTCCAGTCGCTGTCAGCGACCGAAACCGGGCCGGCCAGGTCTTCCTGGAACCGAGTCGTACTTGTGGTCCTGAGTCGGTCAGAAAGCTTATACGAAACTCCCACCCCGATAGCGATAACCGCGCCGAGGAAATCCGTCCCGTGGACCACCACGGCGGCGGGCCGGGTAGGGGTACTCGGCGGCGCGGAGCGATTACGATTTTTCACGACCGACCAGCCCCGGCAACGCTCGGTTGCAGGAAACGCGCATCTTGTATACGGCAATTAGAGTCCCTGAACGTCCCACACACCAGTCTCGCAGGCCAGAGCGACTCGTCTATGGAGATATTATTCAGGTCGAAAGCTGCTATTACTTAACACGGTTCCTCCGGTCGATCGAATATGGACAGGCCTGGTGGGGTGACTTCAACGCCGACCCGTCGAACGGTCCTCGGTGGCGTCGCGGGGACTGCCGCGCTGGGGAGCGTACCAATCGCAACTGCAGACGGACAGGACCTCCGAGTCTCGACCCGGAACCTCTACGTCGGCGTCGACCTATTCCTCCTCGGTCTCGCCGAGGACCTCGACGACGTCCGGGAGATCGCCGGGCAGTTACTCGCCGATGCCAGGCGCCATCCGTACGAGGCCCGGATGGAGGCCCTCGCGGCCGAGGTCGGAGCGACGGAACCGGCCGTCCTCGGACTCCAGGAAGCGGCGTGGATTCGGACCCGCAGCCCCAGCGAGTTCGACGGCGACCACGACCCGGGGGCGACGGACGTACTCGTCGACCTCCTGTCGGAATTCCAGGCCGCACTGTCGGCACGGGGCCTCGAGTACGAGGTGGCTGCCTCGACGACGACGAGCGACATCGAGGTGCCGGCGGCGACGGACGACGGCGACGTCGACGTGCGGATCACGGACCGGACGGCGATCCTCGTTCGAAAGGACGTGACCGTCGAATCTTCGGCGGCCGACCGTTTCGAGGCCACGGTCCCGATTCCGCTGGGGGAGACCGATCTCGAACTCGGACGTGGCTATTCCACCGCTGAGATATCCGCTGGCGGGGAGACCGCGACGGTGGCAACCACGCACCTCGAGTCGTTCGACGGGACCACGCGGCAGTCCCAGGCCGAGGAGTTGCTCGGGCATCTCCCGGCGGACCGACCGGTGATCCTCACCGGCGATATCAACAGTGGACCGGGCGGGCAGACAGCCACGTACGACCTACTTCGGACGGAGTTCGCCGACGCGGTGGAGACGGACCGATCAGATGCCCCGTCCCACACGTGCTGCTACGGGAGCGACCTCCGAAGCGACGTCGGCGCGCTCTCGAGGCGGATCGACGTCGTCCTCTACAGGGGCGCGCTCGAACCCACGGCCGTCGAACTCGTCGGCGTCGATCCAGACGAGCGCATCCCGGTCGAACGAGGCGGAGAGACGATCCAGATATGGCCCTCCGACCACGCTGGCGTCGTCGCGAGCTTCCAGTTCGGAGCGCAAACGGGGGCTGGAGGAGGAACGTCTGGCCCGGATTCTGAACGGACGTCCCCCCAGACGTCAGCCGGACCAGACGGGGGGGACCGCCAGTCCGAGTCGCAATCGGGCTTCGGGTTCGTGGCGACGCTGGTCGGAGCGGTGCTCGCGGCGATAGGGCGGCGGCGAGGCAGCGATTAGATAGCCGCACGAGGCTGGACGGGCGTGGAACCGAGTTCAACTGTCCAGGGAACTGATACCCGGCCAAATCTCCTTTCTACGCTGACATTTATGTCCGCACAGGAGCAATTGACGGGTATCTTCGAATGGTCGAGGGAGACCCCCGGCTCGATCGACGAACCGTCCTGACGGCCCTCGGAGCCGGCGTGGCGTCACTCGCCGGTTGCGCGACGATCTCCGGGGGTTCGTCGGAGAGCGAACTCCGCGTCGGAACGATCCGTCCACCGATGGAACTGGACCCCGTCGTCGCCACGGACGTCGGCTCCCAGCAGGCGATCGCCCGCGTCTTCGACGGGCTCTACACGTACGGCGACGGCACGGACGTCGTCCCGCAGATAGCGGCCGGCTCCCCTTCGGTAGCCGACGGCGGCCGCCGGGTGACCGTCGAACTCGACGAGGACGCCAGGTTCCAGAACGGCGAACCGGTCACGGCGACCGACGTGCAGTACACCTTCGAGGCGCCAGAGAAGGAGGACGCGGCGAGCCAGTGGGCGGTGAGCCCGGTCGAGACCGTCGAGACGGTCGACGATCGGACCGTCCGCTTCCGCCTCGAGCAGCCGTATCCCGCCATCGAGCACACCCTGACGAACCCGATCGTCCCGAAGGACGTCCGGGAGGCAGATCGGAAGGCGTTCGCTCGCGATCCCATCGGCGCCGGTCCCTACCGCGTCCGGTCGTTCAGCGAGGAGAAGAAGACCCAGCTCGCTCGCTGGGAGAACTACTGGGGGGAGCCGGCGCCCGCCATCGACCGGGTGACGTTCGCCTACGTCGAGTCGCCGATCACCCAGCTAATGGGACTCGTCACCGGGCAGTCGGACGTCGTCGAGCCGATCTCGCCACGGTACCGTCGGGAGATCACCACCATCACGGACACGACGGTCGCCGAGGAACCGGGCTTCCGCTCGTTCTTCTTCGGGTTCAACTGCAACGACGGACCGACGGTCGAGCGGGCTGTCCGGGAGGGGATCGCCCGCTGCGTCGACGTCGAGAAGCTCGTCGAGCAGTTCGTCGCCCCCGTCGGGTCGCGGCAGTACAGTACGCTGCCGCGCGAAATCGCCGAGGGATGGGACCTCCCGGTCGAGGAGTGGGCATCAGCCGTCCCCCCGAAGGACACCCGGGAAGCGAAGCGGCGCTTCGAGGAGGCACCCGTCTCCGTCGGCAAGCTCACCATCCTGACCTCGAAGCATCCGGTCTGGAAGGAGCTGGCCCACGCGCTGGCGTCCGGCCTCCGCGACGCCGGACAGTCCGCGCTCGTCGAGGCGGTCAGCTGGAAGCAGTACCTCGAACGCTCCGTCAGTGGGTCGGCCAGGGACTACGCGGTGTTCGTCGGTGAGGTCGCCGGCAACGGCGACCCCGACTCGTTCCTCTATCCGGTCTTCCACGAGAACGCCCAGGGCGGGACCAACGGGATCTTCTACAACGAGGAGACGGTGATGAACCACCTCCTCGAAGCCCGACGGACCACGAATCGTCAGCGGCGGCGGTCGCACTACGAAGCGGCGATATCGCGGCTCAACGAAGACCAGGTCTACGTGCCCATCTGCTCGTTCAAGAACAGCTTCGCCCACCGGTCGGACCTCCAGCACTTCGACGTGCACCCCATCGCCGGGCTGAATCCGAGAGTGACGAGTCCCGACGGGGCGGTCAGCGTGGAGGGACGATGAGCGAGGAGTTCGGCCTCCCGACGGGCGTCGCATTGGGCGTCGGCGGCATCGTCGGCGGCGGCATCTACGCCGCCATCGGGATCGTCGTGATGGCCGCCGGGGTGCTGACGTGGTTCGCCTACTCCCTGGCGACCGTCGTCGTCCTCTGCTGTGCGTACTCGTACGTGAAGGTCAACGAGATAACCGACTCCGCCGGGGGGTCGGTCTCCTACATCGAGGAGCTGACCGGCCGCGGGACCGTCGCCGGCGTGGTCGGCTGGACGCTGGTCGTCGGCTACATCGGGACGATGGCGATGTACGCCTACGCCTTCGGCGCGTACGGGCAGATGCTGCTCGGCGTCCAGTACGTCTGGGGGCTGCCGTTCCGCCCGTTCCTCTCGGTAGCGATCATCGCGCTGTTCGTCGGCCTGAACGTCCTCGGCGCGTCGGCGTCGGGGGCGACCGAGCGGTACCTCGTCTTCGTGCAGGCGGGCATCATCGCCGTCTTCGGCCTCGTCGGCCTCTGGTTCGGGTTCTCGGTGGGCGCCCTCCGGCTCGGGCTCTCGGAGTTCGCGACGGGGCCGATCATCGCGGCGTCGGTCGGCTTCGTCTCCTTCGAGGGCTGGCAGCTCCTGTTCTACGACCAAGAGCAGTTCGAGGACCCCCAGGAGACGCTCGCGAAGGCAATCTTCATCTCCATCCCGATCGCCGCCGCGATCTACATCCTCGTCGGCTTCGTCATCACGAGTCTCCTCCCTCCGGAGGTCGTCTCCGCGCAACCAGAAGCGGCGCTGCTGTACGGTGCCCTCCGGATCAACCAGTGGCTCGCGCTCGCAGTCGGACTCGCGGGGCTGGTCTCCACGGCCAGCGCGATCAATTCGACGATGTTCTCGGAGGCGATCTTCGCGAAGAACCTCATCGACGACGACATCCTCCCGTCGGAGATGGGCGACCCCGACGACGACGCGGCGCCGACGCGGACGGTGCTCGTCATCGGCTTTTTCACCGCCGCCTTCGCCGTCCTCGGGAGCCTGGAGGCGGTCGTCGAGTTCGCGTCGCTGGCGTTCATCGTCGTCTTCGGGACGGTCAGCGCCCTGGCGTTCACCAACCGCGACGGCACCGACATCAGGACGCTCCCGCCGGTCGTCGGGATGGTCGGCTCGGCGGCGTTCTTCGTGATGCTGCTGTACTTCCTCTTCACGCGACTCCCGCACGTGTTCTACCTCGTCGTCGTCATCGCCGCGGCCGTCTTCACGGTCGAGGCAGCCTACTTCAAGCGTGATTCGATCAAGGAAGGGATCCGCGAGGTCGAGAAGGAGATATAGAGGTGGTGCGATCCGGTCGTCGACGATCTACGACGTCCTCGGACAGGAATCGTCTAACATCGGGGTGCACGGATCGTCGGTTCTGGAATAGCGCTGTCAGGGACTACCGACGTCGGCCGGTAGACTCAAGCCGTCGTAGCCCGCGCGTCCTTGGACGAGGACCCCATTCATGGAAATCGCCGATCGCTTGCGCTGTCTGTTCTCCGGGACGATCGAAGAGCGGGACGGCTCGTATCAGATCGAGATACCGAAGTCGGAACTCGAACTCGGCGGAGTCGACGAGGGCGCCACGTACCAGGTCGCGCTCCTGCGGTCACCGGGAAAGACATCCGAATCGACGGACGAAGGTAGCTCGAGGTCGCGTGACTCGCAGGCCCCGCCGGTGGAGGAAGGAGAGTCCCGGCAGGTCGAGATCGAGGGGATCGGCGAGCAGGGTGACGGCATCACGCGAGTCGAGCGCGGCTTCGTCGTGATCGTGCCGGATACCGAGAAGGGTGAACGGGTCCGAATCACGATCACCGACGTCCGGGACAGCGTCGCGTTCGCCGAGGTCGACGAGCGCATCGATTACTACGAGTGAGGACACCGCGGACGCTTACCGCCGGTTCCTGTGCGATACTCGATGCCTGATACGGCGTGTTAACGAGTGACTCATATTTCCTAACAACGGAACCCGAATTTCGTTGGGTTTATGATATTGTGTCACAAGGTCTCCTGCTATGCGAACATCGGTGGACTCGGGGCAGTCAACCACGCAATCCCTCACAGTTGCGGTCGTAGAACGAGTCGCCAATCGAGAGAACGTCGAGCCGCTGGACGTTCCACCGTTGAACGATGTCATCGATCCGGACGCACTGGAGGCGCTGTTCGACGACCCGGAGACCGCTGCTGACCGCGTCACGTTCAATTTCCACGGGTACGAGGTTGTCGTCGAGGGACCCGAGCAGGTACGGGCCACACCGCTCGAAGACCCATCCAAGTGACGCGTAAGGCGTCGACGCATCGGAGAGTAGTACCGCACGATTGACGGGTTCTCGGAACCGTACCTCGCGTATGGGATCTCGTCACTGGCTCTATTTCGGCGGCTTCGTCGTCAGCGTCATTCTCGCGGTGGCCACCGCTCTACTGGGGCTCCTCGAGGGACTCGCTGCACTCTCCGGCGGCGTACCAGCCGGCGAGGGGTTCGTCCTCGCGACGGTGCTCGGCGCCGCCGCCGAGTGGGTGGTGCTCACGCTCGTCCTCGGAGTGGTCGCCATCCTGTTTCTCGCTGGAACCGTCGTCTCCGTCCTTCGGACCGCGTCGCTGCCCCGCGACGATCGCCTGGTCTCGCTCGTCGAATGGCTGGAACGCCAGTATCCCTTGCTACGGAAGTTCGACGTCTCCGGGAAGGTCGAGCCGACGACCGAAGACCGGAAACGGCAGCTCAAAGAGCAGTACGTGGACGGGGAGATCAGCGAAGCGGAGTTCGAGCGACGATTGGCGCAGCTGATGGACGACCGGCCGGAGGGAGCATCGCGGTCGGAATCCGGCTCGAAGCTCGAACGGAACGACCGACCACGGCGGTGAGCGAGGGTAGGGAACAGTCGTCCGATCCGTCTGCCTCAATCGGCGGCCTGGCCGCCGTCGACGGGGATCGTATGGCCAGTGATGTAGGAGGCATCTGATGAACAGAGGAACGCTACGACGCCGGCCATCTCCTCCGGTTCAGCGATCCGGTCCATCGGGACGTCGCGCATGGCGGACGTATCGAAATCGGCGCGAACCGCCCGGATCGCGGTCCGGATCAACTTGACGGCCATCTTGACCCGGTCCAGGAGGGACGACCCGTCGATGCCGCCGAGCAGGCCGGACTGGATGTTCGTCTTCGTCGGTCCGGGTGCGATCGCGTTGACCCGGATGCCACGCTCGGCGTACTCGAGTGCGACGGATTTCGTCAGTCCGACGACGCCGTGTTTGCTGGCCGAATAGCTGGAGAGCCCACCCATCCCGACGAGGCCGGCTTCCGAGGCGGTGTTCACGATCGCGCCGCTTCCTTGAGCCTCCATGACGGGGAGTTCGGCCTTCATACACGCCCAGATCCCCTTCAGATTGATATCGAGGAGTTTGTCCCACTGTATCTCCTCGATGCCAGTCACCTCTACGAAGTCGGTGAGGATCCCCGCGTTGTTGTGGGCGAAGTCCAGGCTCCCGTAGGTCTCGACAGCCAGATCGACCATGCGTTCGACCGACGACAGGTCGGAGACGTCCACGTTCACGAAGGTCGCCTCGCCACCTTCGTCTTCGATGAGTTCGACCGTTTCACGCCCCGTCTCTTCGACGATGTCGGCAACGACGACGTCGGCGCCCTCGTCGGCGAAGCGACGCGCAGACGCCCGCCCGATACCCGACCCAGCGCCGGTGACGAGCGCCGTCTTCCCGGAAAATCTGTTCATGTGATGTACTCGCAGAACCACCTGCGGGAACTGTATAGGCCTTTGGGACCCTTCGTCCAATGGTCCGACCACCGCTCTGAACGTTCCTCCCGACCCGATGGGACGGCGACCGTTTCAGGACCTGCTGGACGCCACCTCGAGAACAGCGGTGAATGAGCACTGCAGAGATACGTCTGCGCGGACTGACGACGCTTTCAGAACGAC includes:
- a CDS encoding HalOD1 output domain-containing protein: MRTSVDSGQSTTQSLTVAVVERVANRENVEPLDVPPLNDVIDPDALEALFDDPETAADRVTFNFHGYEVVVEGPEQVRATPLEDPSK
- a CDS encoding SHOCT domain-containing protein, yielding MGSRHWLYFGGFVVSVILAVATALLGLLEGLAALSGGVPAGEGFVLATVLGAAAEWVVLTLVLGVVAILFLAGTVVSVLRTASLPRDDRLVSLVEWLERQYPLLRKFDVSGKVEPTTEDRKRQLKEQYVDGEISEAEFERRLAQLMDDRPEGASRSESGSKLERNDRPRR
- a CDS encoding TRAM domain-containing protein — encoded protein: MEIADRLRCLFSGTIEERDGSYQIEIPKSELELGGVDEGATYQVALLRSPGKTSESTDEGSSRSRDSQAPPVEEGESRQVEIEGIGEQGDGITRVERGFVVIVPDTEKGERVRITITDVRDSVAFAEVDERIDYYE
- a CDS encoding ABC transporter substrate-binding protein — its product is MELDPVVATDVGSQQAIARVFDGLYTYGDGTDVVPQIAAGSPSVADGGRRVTVELDEDARFQNGEPVTATDVQYTFEAPEKEDAASQWAVSPVETVETVDDRTVRFRLEQPYPAIEHTLTNPIVPKDVREADRKAFARDPIGAGPYRVRSFSEEKKTQLARWENYWGEPAPAIDRVTFAYVESPITQLMGLVTGQSDVVEPISPRYRREITTITDTTVAEEPGFRSFFFGFNCNDGPTVERAVREGIARCVDVEKLVEQFVAPVGSRQYSTLPREIAEGWDLPVEEWASAVPPKDTREAKRRFEEAPVSVGKLTILTSKHPVWKELAHALASGLRDAGQSALVEAVSWKQYLERSVSGSARDYAVFVGEVAGNGDPDSFLYPVFHENAQGGTNGIFYNEETVMNHLLEARRTTNRQRRRSHYEAAISRLNEDQVYVPICSFKNSFAHRSDLQHFDVHPIAGLNPRVTSPDGAVSVEGR
- a CDS encoding APC family permease, whose amino-acid sequence is MSEEFGLPTGVALGVGGIVGGGIYAAIGIVVMAAGVLTWFAYSLATVVVLCCAYSYVKVNEITDSAGGSVSYIEELTGRGTVAGVVGWTLVVGYIGTMAMYAYAFGAYGQMLLGVQYVWGLPFRPFLSVAIIALFVGLNVLGASASGATERYLVFVQAGIIAVFGLVGLWFGFSVGALRLGLSEFATGPIIAASVGFVSFEGWQLLFYDQEQFEDPQETLAKAIFISIPIAAAIYILVGFVITSLLPPEVVSAQPEAALLYGALRINQWLALAVGLAGLVSTASAINSTMFSEAIFAKNLIDDDILPSEMGDPDDDAAPTRTVLVIGFFTAAFAVLGSLEAVVEFASLAFIVVFGTVSALAFTNRDGTDIRTLPPVVGMVGSAAFFVMLLYFLFTRLPHVFYLVVVIAAAVFTVEAAYFKRDSIKEGIREVEKEI
- a CDS encoding endonuclease/exonuclease/phosphatase family protein produces the protein MTSTPTRRTVLGGVAGTAALGSVPIATADGQDLRVSTRNLYVGVDLFLLGLAEDLDDVREIAGQLLADARRHPYEARMEALAAEVGATEPAVLGLQEAAWIRTRSPSEFDGDHDPGATDVLVDLLSEFQAALSARGLEYEVAASTTTSDIEVPAATDDGDVDVRITDRTAILVRKDVTVESSAADRFEATVPIPLGETDLELGRGYSTAEISAGGETATVATTHLESFDGTTRQSQAEELLGHLPADRPVILTGDINSGPGGQTATYDLLRTEFADAVETDRSDAPSHTCCYGSDLRSDVGALSRRIDVVLYRGALEPTAVELVGVDPDERIPVERGGETIQIWPSDHAGVVASFQFGAQTGAGGGTSGPDSERTSPQTSAGPDGGDRQSESQSGFGFVATLVGAVLAAIGRRRGSD
- a CDS encoding SDR family NAD(P)-dependent oxidoreductase, which gives rise to MNRFSGKTALVTGAGSGIGRASARRFADEGADVVVADIVEETGRETVELIEDEGGEATFVNVDVSDLSSVERMVDLAVETYGSLDFAHNNAGILTDFVEVTGIEEIQWDKLLDINLKGIWACMKAELPVMEAQGSGAIVNTASEAGLVGMGGLSSYSASKHGVVGLTKSVALEYAERGIRVNAIAPGPTKTNIQSGLLGGIDGSSLLDRVKMAVKLIRTAIRAVRADFDTSAMRDVPMDRIAEPEEMAGVVAFLCSSDASYITGHTIPVDGGQAAD